A single genomic interval of Prionailurus viverrinus isolate Anna chromosome A2, UM_Priviv_1.0, whole genome shotgun sequence harbors:
- the TATDN2 gene encoding putative deoxyribonuclease TATDN2 isoform X2, with translation MASERRKVKYHWSSTSEGCPRKRSCLREPGDVAPSSRSAPSSASRSGGTSSPKRLKAQKEDDVACTPRLPWGSSCRRNSSSSSSSSSSSHSSGPGVGGAAPKGCLIRSTRGFLSSSRGSPLRSANPSPEEMASLEEEACSLKVDLKDSSRNSTNSEFAAEAEGQNDTIEEPNKVQKRKRDRFRDQGSTMIYLKAIQGILGKSMPKRKGEASTRATPNTRERPSRGEGPARSATVSPPQKGKESAPEVRAEEEKAVLERTSFCDRRVVIDPQEKPSEETPGDRRTVIDKHSPPLEFLDDSDSHLESQKPKERAVVIERTSSGSDWSDVDEVSTVRFSQEEPGSLKPSTVPEPSAFPTDYVMYPAHLYSSPWCDYASYWTSSPKPCGYPSVGAGSDTLQAGRSNRGLLSDCPPNSAVTSQNTSRDQEATEEGTSQNSRSFHFSRSSEEEVKEKRALQEEMAPRPCGGHASGSLPRSHRGSGLEEGFIDTHCHLDMLYSKLSFKGSFTKFRKIYSTSFPKEFQGCISDFCDPRTLTDCLWEELLKEDLVWGAFGCHPHFARYYSESQERNLLQALRHPKAVAFGEMGLDYSYKCTTPVPEQHKVKQE, from the exons ATGGCGTCGGAGCGGCGCAAGGTCAAGTACCACTGGAGCAGCACTTCGGAAGGGTGTCCCCGCAAGCGCAGCTGCCTCAGGGAGCCCGGTGATGTGGCCCCCTCCAGCCGGTCAGCTCCTAGCTCTGCGTCGCGTTCAGGAGGCACCAGCAGCCCCAAGCGCCTGAAAGCCCAGAAGGAGGACGATGTGGCCTGCACCCCGAGGTTGCCCTGGGGCTCATCCTGCCGCAgaaattcttcctcctcctcctcctcttcctcctcctcgcaTTCCTCTGGCCCAGGTGTGGGCGGGGCTGCCCCCAAAGGCTGCCTGATTCGGAGCACACGGGGATTCCTTTCATCGTCCAGAGGATCCCCTCTTCGCTCTGCCAACCCCTCTCCGGAAGAAATGGCTTCTCTAGAGGAGGAAGCCTGCAGCCTTAAG gtTGATTTGAAAGATAGTTCTCGTAACTCCACAAACTCTGAATTTGCAGCCGAAGCTGAGGGTCAGAATGACACAATTGAGGAACCAAACAAGgtccagaaaaggaagagggataGGTTTCGAGACCAAGGCTCTACAATGATCTACCTGAAGGCTATCCAGGGCATCTTGGGAAAGTCGATGccaaaaaggaagggagaggcttCCACTAGGGCCACACCAAACACAAGGGAGCGTCCCAGCCGTGGAGAAGGGCCAGCCAGGAGTGCCACTGTGTCTCCTCCTCAGAAAGGGAAAGAGTCAGCCCCAGAGGtaagagcagaggaggaaaaggcTGTGCTGGAGAGGACCAGCTTCTGTGACAGGAGAGTGGTGATAGACCCTCAGGAGAAACCCAGCGAGGAGACACCTGGTGACCGAAGGACAGTCATTGACAAGCATTCTCCACCTCTGGAGTTTTTGGATGACTCTGACTCTCATTTAGAAAGCCAGAAG cCTAAAGAAAGGGCGGTGGTGATAGAGCGCACCTCTTCAGGAAGTGACTGGTCTGATGTAGACGAAGTCTCCACAGTCCGATTCTCTCAGGAGGAGCCCGGCTCGCTGAAACCCTCCACAGTTCCAGAGCCTTCTGCCTTCCCCACTGACTATGTCATGTACCCGGCTCATTTGTATAGTAGTCCGTGGTGTGACTACGCCAGCTATTGGACCAGCAGCCCCAAGCCTTGCGGCTACCCCTCTGTGGGCGCCGGCAGTGACACGCTGCAGGCAGGGCGGAGCAACCGGGGCCTCCTGAGTGATTGTCCCCCTAACTCTGCAGTGACTTCCCAGAATACTTCCAGAGACCAGGAGGCAACAGAGGAAGGCACATCCCAGAACTCCCGTTCATTTCATTTCTCCAGAAGCTCGGAAGAAGAGGTGAAGGAGAAAAGAGCACTCCAGGAGGAGATGGCACCACGTCCCTGCGGAGGCCACGCATCCGGCTCCCTGCCAAGGAGCCATCGGGGGTCAGGCCTAGAAGAGGGTTTCATCGATACCCACTGTCACCTGGACATGCTGTATTCCAAGTTGTCTTTCAAAGGGTCCTTTACCAAGTTCAGAAAAATTTATAGCACCTCCTTCCCTAAGGAGTTTCAGGGCTGCATCTCTGACTTCTGTGATCCTCGGACACTGACTGATTGCCTGTGGGAGGAGCTCTTGAAAGAGGATCTGGTTTGGGGGGCCTTTGGCTGTCATCCTCATTTTGCACGTTACTACAGTGAGAgtcaagaaagaaatcttttgCAAGCCTTAAGGCACCCCAAGGCTGTGGCATTTGGGGAAATGGGCTTGGATTACTCATATAAGTGCACCACGCCTGTCCCAGAACAGCACAAG GTTAAACAAGAATGA